In Humulus lupulus chromosome 7, drHumLupu1.1, whole genome shotgun sequence, the following are encoded in one genomic region:
- the LOC133789244 gene encoding disease resistance-like protein DSC1 isoform X2, producing MEKLKKLWLNGSGIEVMPSTIENLVVLDELNLCNCKNLKCIPTTICKLKSLIALYMSGCSQLKSFPEILEPMKKLEVLWLNESGIEVMPSTIENLVVLDELNLCDCKNLKCIPTTICKLKSLTALHMRGCSQLKSFPEILEPMEKLEKLYLDETGIEEMPSTIENLVVLDVLSLRYIKNLKCLPTTICKLKSLTTLYVIGYSQLKSFPEILEPMEKLEVLYLNGSGIEVLPPSIERLVTLKYLGLTRCKDLKSIPTNIYNMRNISKIIIDDPELKNLSYCGFSSLILSGPSEAIASQLRAEVQNSKCRSSCPITSINVLFILHSDGLKCGAGIPFACCECFLFYSVHNILASQYFEYNIYRCREISKILRDECYYGEEEDQDLISCPKASFCYSGNAIPRWFTYQSVGSSIEVNLVPSSDNYFSFLGFAICIVVDFDPCTSNPGVVDLNCEYHLKSNDGQSSKFCSILLRQKATHDSDGDSNVDNNDILDWSSGNVFISYLYRKGKEIKSANNGVASKILCDFMWWTSTTASLSSFVLKDFLVFGFFHFI from the exons ATGGAGAAGCTAAAGAAACTTTGGTTAAATGGAAGTGGGATTGAAGTGATGCCATCAACAATAGAGAATCTTGTTGTGCTTGATGAGCTAAACTTGTGCAATTGCAAAAATCTCAAGTGTATTCCAACCACCATTTGCAAGCTGAAGTCTCTTATAGCATTATATATGAGTGGTTGCTCACAATTGAAAAGTTTTCCAGAAATCTTGGAGCCTATGAAGAAGCTAGAAGTGCTTTGGTTAAATGAAAGTGGGATTGAAGTGATGCCATCAACAATAGAGAATCTTGTTGTGCTTGATGAGCTAAACTTGTGTGATTGCAAAAATCTCAAGTGTATTCCAACCACCATTTGCAAGCTGAAGTCTCTTACAGCATTACATATGAGAGGTTGCTCACAATTGAAAAGTTTTCCAGAAATCTTGGAGCCTATGGAGAAGCTAGAGAAACTTTATTTAGATGAAACAGGGATTGAAGAGATGCCATCAACAATAGAGAATCTTGTTGTGCTTGATGTGCTAAGCTTGCGCTATATCAAAAATCTCAAGTGCCTTCCAACCACCATTTGCAAGCTGAAGTCTCTTACAACATTATATGTTATTGGTTACTCACAATTGAAAAGCTTTCCAGAAATCTTGGAGCCTATGGAGAAGCTAGAGGTACTTTATTTAAATGGAAGTGGGATTGAAGTGCTACCGCCATCAATTGAACGTCTAGTTACTCttaaatatttaggtttaactagaTGTAAAGATCTCAAGTCTATTCCAACCAACATCTACAATATGAGAAACATTTCTAAAATCATTATTGATGACCCAGAACTAAAAAATTTGTCATATTGTGGTTTTTCCTCATTAATACTATCAGGTCCCAGTGAAGCCATTGCTAGTCAATTACGTGCAGAAGTTCAAAATTCCAAGTGCAGAAGTTCTTGCCCTATCACAAGTATAAATGTTTTATTCATATTACATTCTGATGGACTCAAATGTGGCGCCGGCATTCCATTCGCTTGTTGTGAGTGCTTTCTATTTTACTCGGTGCATAATATTTTGGCGAGCCAATATTTTGAGTATAATATTTACCGGTGTCGCGAAATTTCCAAAATTTTGCGTGATGAATGTTATTATGGTGAAGAAGAAGATCAG GATTTAATAAGTTGTCCAAAAGCAAGTTTTTGCTATTCAGGAAATGCAATTCCTCGATGGTTTACTTATCAATCTGTGGGTTCATCAATAGAAGTAAACTTGGTTCCCTCTTCGGATAATTATTTCAGCTTCTTAGGCTTTGCTATATGCATTGTCGTTGATTTTGATCCGTGCACTTCAAATCCTGGTGTGGTGGACTTAAATTGTGAATACCATCTCAAAAGCAATGATGGTCAAAGTTCCAAATTCTGTTCAATTCTACTGCGACAAAAAGCTACTCATGATTCTGATGGAGATTCTAATGTAGACAACAATGACATTTTAGACTGGTCATCGGGCAATGTGTTCATATCGTATCTTTACCGAAAAG GAAAGGAAATCAAATCAGCTAATAACGGTGTTGCTTCCAAAATTCTCTGCGACTTTATGTGGTGGACCTCAACTACTGCTTCGCTATCTTCTTTTGTTTTAAAAGACTTTCTAGTTTTTGGGTTCTTTCATTTTATATAG
- the LOC133789244 gene encoding disease resistance protein Roq1-like isoform X1 → MEKLKKLWLNGSGIEVMPSTIENLVVLDELNLCNCKNLKCIPTTICKLKSLIALYMSGCSQLKSFPEILEPMKKLEVLWLNESGIEVMPSTIENLVVLDELNLCDCKNLKCIPTTICKLKSLTALHMRGCSQLKSFPEILEPMEKLEKLYLDETGIEEMPSTIENLVVLDVLSLRYIKNLKCLPTTICKLKSLTTLYVIGYSQLKSFPEILEPMEKLEVLYLNGSGIEVLPPSIERLVTLKYLGLTRCKDLKSIPTNIYNMRNISKIIIDDPELKNLSYCGFSSLILSGPSEAIASQLRAEVQNSKCRSSCPITSINVLFILHSDGLKCGAGIPFACCECFLFYSVHNILASQYFEYNIYRCREISKILRDECYYGEEEDQDLISCPKASFCYSGNAIPRWFTYQSVGSSIEVNLVPSSDNYFSFLGFAICIVVDFDPCTSNPGVVDLNCEYHLKSNDGQSSKFCSILLRQKATHDSDGDSNVDNNDILDWSSGNVFISYLYRKGNWKFLSGVDKAFFEFYFGESNDSTGKGRIKQCGVRLVYRQDAKEFDRAEPHI, encoded by the exons ATGGAGAAGCTAAAGAAACTTTGGTTAAATGGAAGTGGGATTGAAGTGATGCCATCAACAATAGAGAATCTTGTTGTGCTTGATGAGCTAAACTTGTGCAATTGCAAAAATCTCAAGTGTATTCCAACCACCATTTGCAAGCTGAAGTCTCTTATAGCATTATATATGAGTGGTTGCTCACAATTGAAAAGTTTTCCAGAAATCTTGGAGCCTATGAAGAAGCTAGAAGTGCTTTGGTTAAATGAAAGTGGGATTGAAGTGATGCCATCAACAATAGAGAATCTTGTTGTGCTTGATGAGCTAAACTTGTGTGATTGCAAAAATCTCAAGTGTATTCCAACCACCATTTGCAAGCTGAAGTCTCTTACAGCATTACATATGAGAGGTTGCTCACAATTGAAAAGTTTTCCAGAAATCTTGGAGCCTATGGAGAAGCTAGAGAAACTTTATTTAGATGAAACAGGGATTGAAGAGATGCCATCAACAATAGAGAATCTTGTTGTGCTTGATGTGCTAAGCTTGCGCTATATCAAAAATCTCAAGTGCCTTCCAACCACCATTTGCAAGCTGAAGTCTCTTACAACATTATATGTTATTGGTTACTCACAATTGAAAAGCTTTCCAGAAATCTTGGAGCCTATGGAGAAGCTAGAGGTACTTTATTTAAATGGAAGTGGGATTGAAGTGCTACCGCCATCAATTGAACGTCTAGTTACTCttaaatatttaggtttaactagaTGTAAAGATCTCAAGTCTATTCCAACCAACATCTACAATATGAGAAACATTTCTAAAATCATTATTGATGACCCAGAACTAAAAAATTTGTCATATTGTGGTTTTTCCTCATTAATACTATCAGGTCCCAGTGAAGCCATTGCTAGTCAATTACGTGCAGAAGTTCAAAATTCCAAGTGCAGAAGTTCTTGCCCTATCACAAGTATAAATGTTTTATTCATATTACATTCTGATGGACTCAAATGTGGCGCCGGCATTCCATTCGCTTGTTGTGAGTGCTTTCTATTTTACTCGGTGCATAATATTTTGGCGAGCCAATATTTTGAGTATAATATTTACCGGTGTCGCGAAATTTCCAAAATTTTGCGTGATGAATGTTATTATGGTGAAGAAGAAGATCAG GATTTAATAAGTTGTCCAAAAGCAAGTTTTTGCTATTCAGGAAATGCAATTCCTCGATGGTTTACTTATCAATCTGTGGGTTCATCAATAGAAGTAAACTTGGTTCCCTCTTCGGATAATTATTTCAGCTTCTTAGGCTTTGCTATATGCATTGTCGTTGATTTTGATCCGTGCACTTCAAATCCTGGTGTGGTGGACTTAAATTGTGAATACCATCTCAAAAGCAATGATGGTCAAAGTTCCAAATTCTGTTCAATTCTACTGCGACAAAAAGCTACTCATGATTCTGATGGAGATTCTAATGTAGACAACAATGACATTTTAGACTGGTCATCGGGCAATGTGTTCATATCGTATCTTTACCGAAAAGGTAATTGGAAATTTTTATCTGGAGTTGACAAGGCTTTCTTTGAATTTTACTTTGGGGAATCAAATGATAGCACCGGCAAAGGGAGAATAAAACAATGTGGAGTTCGCTTGGTATATCGCCAAGATGCAAAGGAGTTTGATAGAGCAGAACCACACATTTAA
- the LOC133792653 gene encoding probable disease resistance protein At4g19520 yields the protein MVRSQLKKLWNETQDVNNLKYVNLSHSKNLTCFPNLAKANLQMLRLHGCTNLVNLPPLRFHNILDNAEKESEVMHKYNCLMLQFIYHKVYDERKSIHQNVRHFAVRQSVEQHSLKQDSDVFMNITPSLLDYVWTDGAYSCLLDLKGCSNLRSLSVMSGNIKFICLRSTAIKELHSSIGYLKNLLVLDLCNCKCIKNLPTSIRNLESLEYLDMFGCKSIEKFPELPKNIKGLDLSRTSIQQVDSSSFECLPCLHILYMNSCIELESLPTSICKLKSLVRLDLGKCSRLKLFPEILEPMEKLEKLYLDESGIEEMPSTIENLVVLRD from the exons ATGGTTCGAAGCCAACTTAAGAAACTGTGGAATGAAACTCAG GATGTTAACAACTTGAAATATGTCAATCTCTCTCACTCAAAGAATCTGACTTGTTTTCCAAATCTCGCTAAAGCAAATCTTCAAATGCTGCGCCTCCATGGTTGTACAAATTTAGTTAACCTTCCCCCGTTAAGGTTTCACAACATTCTTGATAATGCAGAGAAAGAATCCGAAGTCATGCACAAATATAATTGTTTAATGCTACAATTTATATATCATAAGGTGTATGATGAGCGTAAAAGCATTCACCAGAATGTGCGACATTTTGCTGTGCGACAATCTGTTGAGCAACATTCTCTTAAGCAAGATTCTGATGTGTTCATGAATATAACCCCATCCCTATTGGACTATGTGTGGACAGACGGGGCCTATAGTTGCTTGCTTGATCTCAAAGGGTGCTCCAACCTTAGAAGTCTTTCAGTGATGTCTGGTAATATAAAATTCATATGTTTGCGTTCAACTGCAATAAAAGAATTGCATTCCTCAATTGGCTATCTCAAAAATCTTCTTGTGCTTGATCTCTGTAATTGTAAATGTATCAAGAATCTTCCAACTAGTATTCGTAATTTGGAGTCATTGGAATACCTAGATATGTTTGGATGTAAATCCATTGAAAAGTTTCCCGAGCTTCCAAAAAATATAAAAGGACTAGATTTGAGTAGAACATCAATACAACAAGTGGATTCATCATCCTTTGAGTGTCTACCTTGTCTCCATATTTTATACATGAATAGTTGTATAGAGCTTGAAAGCCTCCCAACTAGCATATGTAAGTTGAAGTCTCTTGTGAGACTAGATCTTGGAAAGTGCTCACGATTGAAACTTTTTCCAGAAATCTTGGAGCCTATGGAGAAGCTAGAGAAACTTTATTTAGATGAAAGTGGGATTGAAGAGATGCCATCAACAATAGAGAATCTTGTTGTGCTTCGTGA TTGA